A genomic window from Punica granatum isolate Tunisia-2019 chromosome 2, ASM765513v2, whole genome shotgun sequence includes:
- the LOC116197629 gene encoding uncharacterized protein LOC116197629 yields the protein MAERNSSCPPACGEIEKKTDESFQHDLPPEGWRYLTDEEWDRYQRQVAETDGFDVDHFSDYVYAYMIRPVPLECVSKEKEATLKCLIDKAVEHYNACSNLHD from the exons ATGGCAGAAAGAAACAGCTCCTGTCCTCCTGCCTGCGGtgagattgagaagaagaCTGACGAATCATTTCAGCACGACTTGCCTCCTGAGGGATGGAGATACTTAACCGATGAGGAGTGGGATCGTTACCAGAGACAAGTCGCCGAAACCGAT GGCTTCGATGTTGATCATTTCAGCGATTATGTTTATGCCTATATGATTCGACCTGTGCCGTTAGAATGTGTTTCGAAGGAAAAAGAAGCTACTCTGAAATGTCTCATCGATAAAGCCGTTGAGCACTACAACGCTTGCAGCAAC CTACATGATTAA